The Listeria welshimeri serovar 6b str. SLCC5334 genome has a window encoding:
- a CDS encoding ArsR/SmtB family transcription factor, whose amino-acid sequence MENAKQPLDEETLFSVTQIFKALSDPTRVQILNLLQDREYSVNEIARTLAFNQTTVSHQLRFLKNLRLVKSRREGTTIHYMQDDNHVLELLTQAIRHVHHH is encoded by the coding sequence ATGGAAAACGCAAAACAACCATTAGATGAAGAAACGCTATTTAGTGTGACACAGATTTTCAAGGCGCTTTCTGATCCAACGCGTGTGCAGATTTTAAATTTGCTTCAGGACCGCGAATACTCTGTAAATGAAATTGCACGGACGCTTGCGTTTAACCAGACAACTGTTTCACATCAGCTTCGATTTTTAAAAAACTTAAGACTTGTAAAATCTAGACGTGAAGGTACGACCATCCATTATATGCAAGACGATAATCACGTATTAGAATTATTAACACAAGCTATTCGACATGTGCACCATCATTAA
- a CDS encoding HD domain-containing protein, producing MGIHQYFQSLSDLENIYRCPGKFKYQEHSVAEHSYKVTSIAQFFGAVEEEAGNEVNWRALYEKALNHDYSELFIGDIKTPVKYATTELREMLSEVEESMTKNFIEREIPETYQPVYRHLLKEGKDSTLEGKILAISDKVDLLYESFGEIQKGNPENIFVEIYSEALATIYQYREMASVKYFLKEILPDMLAEKGIEKTELPQLTTEITTKALRDA from the coding sequence ATGGGAATTCATCAATATTTCCAAAGTTTATCAGATTTAGAGAACATTTATCGTTGTCCAGGGAAATTTAAATATCAAGAACATTCGGTGGCAGAGCATTCTTATAAAGTAACTTCTATTGCCCAATTTTTCGGTGCTGTAGAAGAGGAAGCTGGGAATGAAGTAAACTGGCGTGCGCTATATGAAAAAGCATTAAACCATGATTATTCGGAGCTTTTCATTGGTGATATAAAAACACCTGTAAAATATGCAACGACGGAACTGCGCGAAATGCTTTCTGAAGTAGAAGAGAGCATGACAAAAAACTTTATTGAACGAGAAATTCCAGAAACTTATCAACCTGTCTATCGTCATTTGCTAAAAGAAGGTAAAGACAGTACATTAGAAGGGAAAATCCTCGCAATTTCTGATAAAGTAGATTTATTATATGAATCCTTTGGTGAAATCCAAAAAGGAAATCCTGAAAATATTTTTGTGGAAATATATAGTGAAGCACTTGCGACAATTTATCAGTACCGTGAAATGGCTAGTGTGAAATACTTTTTAAAAGAAATTTTACCAGACATGCTTGCTGAAAAAGGGATAGAAAAAACTGAATTACCGCAATTAACGACTGAAATTACGACAAAAGCATTGCGAGACGCATAA
- the phoU gene encoding phosphate signaling complex protein PhoU: MVVRKIFTEQLNDLHQHLMEMGMLANEAIFKAVKSLVHRDTELAKQVVAEDKAINNMELSLEQRSFELIALQQPVGMDLRKIVTVLKTSSDLERIGDHAVSIAKTAILIGESKVLKPIPEIPEMGEIVKSMLQDVLKAYLAEDENAAREIAERDNEVDKLHKIVYQKCIHFMQEEPEHIEDVSQLLLVSQYIERIGDYVTNVCEWIVYLKSGEIEDLNR; encoded by the coding sequence ATGGTAGTCAGAAAAATTTTTACGGAACAATTAAACGACTTGCACCAACATCTAATGGAAATGGGAATGTTAGCGAATGAAGCGATTTTTAAAGCTGTAAAGTCACTTGTACACCGCGACACGGAACTTGCAAAACAAGTTGTTGCGGAAGATAAGGCAATCAATAATATGGAGCTTTCACTTGAACAACGCTCTTTTGAATTAATTGCTTTACAACAACCAGTCGGCATGGATTTAAGAAAAATCGTTACAGTGCTAAAAACAAGTTCAGATTTAGAGCGTATTGGTGACCATGCAGTAAGTATTGCCAAGACAGCTATTTTAATTGGCGAAAGTAAAGTTTTAAAGCCAATTCCCGAAATACCAGAAATGGGTGAAATTGTAAAATCAATGTTACAAGATGTGTTAAAAGCTTACCTTGCAGAAGATGAAAATGCTGCTCGCGAAATTGCCGAGCGCGATAATGAAGTCGATAAGCTTCATAAAATCGTTTATCAAAAATGTATTCATTTCATGCAAGAAGAGCCGGAGCATATTGAAGATGTATCTCAACTACTTTTAGTTTCTCAATACATCGAACGTATTGGTGATTATGTAACAAACGTTTGTGAGTGGATTGTTTATTTGAAAAGTGGCGAAATTGAAGATTTAAACAGATAA
- a CDS encoding CsbA family protein, with protein MDQIISALIFPCFLVILFARITYNRYVALLLMVILIAASAKLGYTNSMWLIIVDAFSMTIGFILATYMLRRLKKRGSDF; from the coding sequence ATGGATCAAATAATATCTGCGCTTATTTTCCCTTGTTTCCTTGTTATACTCTTTGCGCGAATCACGTACAATCGGTATGTGGCGCTATTATTGATGGTGATTTTGATTGCAGCATCTGCCAAGTTAGGCTACACAAACTCAATGTGGCTGATCATTGTGGATGCTTTTTCGATGACAATTGGGTTTATCCTTGCAACTTATATGCTACGCCGCTTAAAGAAGCGTGGTAGTGATTTTTAG